A single region of the Moritella sp. Urea-trap-13 genome encodes:
- the tig gene encoding trigger factor, with amino-acid sequence MQVSVETTQGLERRLTITVPAATVSKEIDNRLRGLAKTQRIDGFRPGKVPAKVIKKRFGAAVAEEVAGEIMQRNFYEAIVAEKLNLAGAPTLEPAQVKEGEDFSFTATLEVYPEFEVAGIEAITIEKSVSSVTDADVDGMIETLRKQHAEWVTADRAAEANDQVKVNFNGSIDGEEFEGGKAEDFTLAMGQGRMIPGFEEGIVGKSAGEEFTVEVTFPEEYHAENLKGKTASFAITLNAVEAQELPEINAEFVGKFGVEDGTLESLKAEISKNMSRELEQAIKADTKTKVLDALVESNDIDVPAALVKQEIVTLREQAMQRFGQMAPQNAPELPDELFTEQASRRVKIGLVLGEFIKVNEITADDARVQDMIASMASAYEDPAEVIAHYKDNEQALENVRNVAVEDQAIDLVLEKANVTEKEVAFEELMNKATQNA; translated from the coding sequence ATGCAAGTTTCTGTAGAGACGACTCAAGGCCTAGAGCGCCGTTTAACTATCACAGTTCCAGCTGCAACAGTTAGCAAAGAAATCGACAACCGTTTACGTGGTTTAGCAAAAACTCAACGTATCGATGGTTTCCGTCCAGGTAAAGTTCCAGCTAAAGTAATCAAAAAACGCTTTGGCGCTGCTGTAGCTGAAGAAGTTGCTGGCGAAATCATGCAACGTAACTTCTACGAAGCAATCGTAGCTGAAAAATTAAACCTTGCTGGTGCTCCGACTCTTGAACCTGCACAAGTTAAAGAAGGCGAAGACTTCTCTTTCACTGCAACACTTGAAGTTTACCCTGAATTCGAAGTTGCTGGTATCGAAGCAATCACAATCGAAAAATCAGTATCTTCAGTAACAGACGCTGATGTTGATGGCATGATCGAAACCTTACGTAAGCAACACGCTGAGTGGGTTACTGCTGATCGTGCTGCTGAAGCTAACGACCAAGTTAAAGTTAACTTCAACGGTAGCATCGATGGTGAAGAATTCGAAGGCGGCAAAGCTGAAGATTTCACACTAGCTATGGGCCAAGGTCGTATGATTCCTGGTTTCGAAGAAGGCATCGTAGGTAAATCTGCAGGCGAAGAGTTCACTGTTGAAGTAACTTTCCCTGAAGAATACCATGCAGAAAACCTAAAAGGTAAAACTGCAAGTTTCGCTATCACGCTAAATGCTGTTGAAGCGCAAGAACTTCCAGAAATCAATGCAGAATTCGTAGGTAAATTCGGCGTTGAAGACGGTACTCTTGAGTCTCTAAAAGCTGAAATCAGCAAAAACATGAGCCGTGAACTTGAGCAAGCTATCAAAGCTGACACAAAAACTAAAGTGCTTGACGCATTAGTTGAATCAAATGACATCGACGTTCCTGCTGCACTAGTTAAGCAAGAAATCGTTACATTACGTGAGCAAGCTATGCAACGTTTTGGTCAAATGGCTCCACAAAACGCTCCAGAACTTCCTGATGAGTTATTCACAGAGCAAGCTAGCCGTCGTGTTAAAATCGGTCTAGTACTTGGTGAATTCATCAAAGTAAACGAAATCACTGCAGATGACGCACGTGTTCAAGACATGATCGCATCTATGGCTTCTGCATACGAAGATCCAGCTGAAGTAATCGCACACTACAAAGACAACGAGCAAGCACTAGAAAACGTTCGTAACGTAGCTGTTGAAGACCAAGCTATTGATTTAGTATTAGAAAAAGCAAACGTTACAGAAAAAGAAGTTGCGTTTGAAGAACTAATGAATAAAGCGACTCAAAACGCATAA